One Primulina eburnea isolate SZY01 chromosome 4, ASM2296580v1, whole genome shotgun sequence genomic window, ATTTATGTGAAATCTGGTATTGTATTTTGATAAGTGCTGCGAGATTTGAATGAGGAAGGGTTGCATGTGGCAAGTGCATATTTATAGGGAAAGGTGTGATTTTGACTATTGACtaattaattgaatttttaaaattagaaataaatttCAACATCTGAAGTTTGAATTGAAccagttatatattattatcattctttCAAGTTTGTTAATATTTAAACAATATATACGGAAATTGGACCGTTTCTTGCATTCCATTTTCTTGTGAACCAATTATTTATTCCTTTTGAAACAAATTCATgtacaaataatttttttgcgcTTGTTTATTACTCAACTAGTATATATTGTAATTTACACTTATTTCTTTCCGGTTTCGTTCTTCTTCTCCCATATTTTTTTCCTCTCCCTTCATCAATCTCTTTCCCTTTCTTCATGATTTTTTCCAAACTCCTCCAATTTTTCATATCAATTATCAATACATGAGatttattgaaaattttaaagcactaaaagagtttatttctctcaaaatttaggtAGAAGAATAGTTTATGAACTAAAATTGGGTAGTTGATGTGAGGTTTTGACGGAATACGAATGATGGTTAATTGTATGTCTTTGACACACTTCATTCGATTTATTTGACTCTAAAGGGGATACTAAGGATATGAATGATGCATTGGGTAGGCTTGAAAGACTCAAACGGCCCAAAGATCGCATAAACCATCCCTAAGTCATTTTTCTCCTTATTCTCAACTCGAAGGATGATTAGAAAAGTTCTacattgtcttttttttttctccaatttttttattttttataagctCACATCTTGCCAATTCACAATTAATTCATACAAGTATGACCTAAAGTGCATATATGATGTCTCAAAATATGTGACAAAACTAGTTTGTGATCAAATCCTTCGGCTACAGCTACAACTCATCTCAATCAATTTTAGACGTGATTCAATCTCTTGAGTGATAAAAAATCTAGAGAGTCAATTAGTGTGTCATATAATCACAAGTGTAGTTTCTCAAAGAATAACCAGAAAAATTTTTATACTCGAAGATTACACAATAAAGCACATGCTAAGAGTGGTGACGTGAAACAAAACACAAATCCTGGTGACGTGGAACAAAACACAAATCCTCCGACACTTTAGATTTACACTGTCCTCAATGTCATgccattaaaaaaatatataaaacttGAGTATATAATAGTAACAGAACACATGGCAGTGTTGCTTTAAGATCCATGAAGTGCAACATGAAGATGGTAGAATTCCTCGATGAttgtaatatatattttttttaacagtTTAAGTTTTCCTGTATCTGAATCATCTTGATTCATTTCAGTATTCCCTACATGAACcaaaatcaaagaaaattaacataaaaaatgaaaaaaagtaaaaataaaaagtgAAATGAtaggaaataaaataaatcactgggttgcctcccatCAAATGCTAAATTTATTGTCTTAGCTAGAAAACTCCCATTATAAATTAGTTCGGATCGTGCAAAAAGGTACTTGGCTCCTCTTGCTCAACAGTTTCTTCATGAAAATTTTCAATCGATATCCATTCATCCTAAAAAGATTTTCTTAATCTCCACAGATTTCTATAATACCAAATGGAAAAACTTCAGTAAcagtaaattaattaaacagaGGATGTGGATGCAAATATACATACTCCTTTATTAATTTTTCGTGACAGTATTGTAGCTCTATCATTAGCAAAAGAGAATCGACAtatttagtaaaatatttattatttgatatatgtttaatttataatttattccAATATAATGTGAACACACTTTACTTATTATAATATGCACAAATTATACATCTATTTAATTATGTTTCCTTATCATATCTATATTACGGaatgaaattttaaatcaaatattatataaattttttattcaaattgaaatAAATAAAGTAAATAAGGTTAGtgctaaataaaaatttaaaatttctatatataatatttgggaattaataaaatttgtgttttaaaatacataatattttgtaaataaacAAGGTGTAGAAATTTCTTTTTTGGTCAGTGTAGCCGCTTCTCAGAAATAAAATGGTTTTAACTCAAGCTTAAAAAGAAAATGTCAACtcgaaaaaaaagaagaagaaagaaaatgAATAGAACTAGCTACCGATGTAAAAAATAGACTGCTTTTACGATTTCCGACCCGGGACAACAGTGGCCAGTTTGAGATTGACTTTCAACTCGAAGAATATTTCAACAGACCCGTCAATATCGTCCGATGAACGAGCCCAAGATCTTGGACAACTCGACCCTTTTTTTTTTAGCACACAAGTCAACCGTTTTTGTCGACATTTAAAATATTCGATAGTATCTACAAATTTTATTGAAAACACAATGGAAAAGTTGCATGCGAAGAAAATTAATGACCAGAGTGATCTACATGTCACGCAATTAAAACAAGATCCATGTTAAATATAATGTGTGAGACTAGCACGTTAAAATTAAGGACGCGGGTGAAAAGATTTTGTCTTTCTATCCACGTCGAACATCTTCTTTTTTATTGGAGTGTTGTATAGAAATGAAGAAAATTTCAGAAAAATAGAACGGGTCCAAGAAACGGGGCTTGGTAAAGAAATCTTGGGGCtcaatttattttagaaaacCGATAATGAAATCTAGTGATCGAAATTCAAAGCTAAAGAGTCAAATCCCTCCCAAATATTCCAGTTTCATCACAGACAAACATGCAACAACCAAATTTTGAGAGATTTggcatttatttaatattaatggCTTGGCATCATGAGCATTGTTGTCACCATTCCTACGTTATGTATCCAAGAATCAAACTTTTTGGATTTTGGAATTGCCTCAAAACTATCAAATGCAGGATAAAACACAGCTATGTTTATCTCCAGCTGAAATAAATTTGCAATCTTGCACATAAATTCTGAAACTTTAGGTATATATGTCAATTTTTTTTCCATATTCAATGTATCAGTTATGGGTATCAAATTATTAAGAACTCTAACAAAGGATACTAATTTAACTCAAAAAAGCTATCAGGCAGAAATAGCATTTGACAGATCTCATAAAAGAATATATCATTTTGAGAGTTAACGGTTCAACATTCAAGAAAAAGTTTCAGAACCAACAGAACAGTTAGGATGGCTTGTAATACTTGGTGGGAACGAAAGGCATTTTTGTAACTGATCCATCATATGATTTTCCCCTAATCACAATCTTTACTTTAGTGCCTGCCTTGTGTAATCCAGACTTCACATACCCCATTGCAATGTTCTTCTTCAGACACGGACTGAATCCCCCACTAGTGATTTCCCCAATGTTTTGTTCCTTCTCGTCTTGAATTTCACTATGACTGCGAGCTGGTGGGCCAGAAGAAATAAACCCGACTCTCCTAATTGACGGCCCTTCTTCGATTTGTTTGAGTATTACTTCGGCACCCAGGAATCCTCCCTCAGCTCTTCGTCTTTTACCAATGGCCCATGTTAATCCTGCCTCAACAGGTGTTATGTGCTGCTCCATGTCGTTGCCATACAAGCACAGTCCAGCTTCTAGACGAAGGCTGTCTCGAGCTCCCAAACCTGTTAATCTTACCTTATTCTCAGATTTGTCAAGAATTGCTTTGGCAAGATCAACAGCATGCTCTGAAGGGACGGATATTTCAAAGCCATCTTCGCCTGTGTACCTGAAGGTTTGTAAAGTTCAACTCCATTTTTTAAATGATGGAACGGACAGAGAAGAGAATCTTCATCCATTCGTGCTATGACAATGGATTAGAGAATCAGTGAATTCGATTTCTGATAATCGGAGAACAATCTCAAAGCAATGTGAAAGCACAGAGCAGTATGATGACAGAACTGAATCTATTGCACCATACCTTTGTTACACATTTCATGAACTGTGTAAAACTTCAATGCGTGTGGTGGTTGTAATAATGGACATACGTATTCTAATAGGAAATAAATATGTTGCACAACAAACAGAAGAGACCAAGCCTCGTTCTATCTACTAGTTGTTCGAAGAAACAACCATTTATGCTTTCACATAAAAGATATTCAAATAACATACCCTGTTCGAGTAAGATAGCAGGTTGATCCATTGATGTCTATCACTTTGAAGTCACCAAAGTATATCTTGCTCAAATCTTCTTTAGTCAGGTGCTGGAGAACTGGGGCAGCTAGAGGCCCCTGCACAAGAGAGGCaagagaatttaaaattttgcaaATATTCAAATACAAAGGAGCATAGAAAGACATGCTTGGAATAACGGATAGTTCATAATAACATTGTATATAAAGTACGTGAAAAGAAAGCAGCAGGTCTTGTGACTTGCATAACCTTTCATCCATCTAAACACCTTTTCCCAGCTATTCTCCGTAAACCGTCAAGGAAACAAATGACAGACAGCCGCAACAAAGAGAATAAAAAGAATGACTTTTTACGACAATCCAAGTATACATAAAGAATTTTGTAGAGATAAACAATGCTGAA contains:
- the LOC140829029 gene encoding aminomethyltransferase, mitochondrial; amino-acid sequence: MRGGGLWQLGQSITRRLAHGDKKTIVRRCFSSETDLKKTVLYDFHVAHGGKMVPFAGWSMPIQYKDSIMDSTINCRENGSLFDVSHMCGLSLKGKDCIAFLEKLVVADVAGLAPGTGTLTVFTNEKGGSIDDSVITKVTNDHIYLVVNAGCRDKDLAHIEEHMKAFTSKGGDVSWHIHDERSLLALQGPLAAPVLQHLTKEDLSKIYFGDFKVIDINGSTCYLTRTGYTGEDGFEISVPSEHAVDLAKAILDKSENKVRLTGLGARDSLRLEAGLCLYGNDMEQHITPVEAGLTWAIGKRRRAEGGFLGAEVILKQIEEGPSIRRVGFISSGPPARSHSEIQDEKEQNIGEITSGGFSPCLKKNIAMGYVKSGLHKAGTKVKIVIRGKSYDGSVTKMPFVPTKYYKPS